The following coding sequences lie in one Oceanidesulfovibrio indonesiensis genomic window:
- a CDS encoding glycosyltransferase family 4 protein yields MVVHRSGAPEGGPLSLALLLQDLDFGGTQRQTIELARRLDRERFAPELWVLKKGEDFVPVTREYGLPLVRLGESGRVSPKSLYRLYSRLRDAPPDCLVTLTAVPNIWGRILGRLAGAPMILGSCRGGGAPKRQHEKFLWRLAHHHVTNTHQLKRRLVADSGVPDRHISVIHNGVDVKFFTPPAVGERERMEAGEGPVVLCVARLVEDKDQASLLRAFARIAPEHPDATLWLVGDGPLESSLRKRAKKLLDAAGVPRERIRFMPGQLDLRDIYARASMLVLPSIREAMPNVVLEAMACGLPVVATRVGGLPEMVAEGVTGLLTPVRDPEAMAEAIGRLLAETELRRSMGEQGRARAEHAFSWRAMVERFSTLVESLVYQHALAENSDLSGGSTWRE; encoded by the coding sequence ATGGTTGTTCACAGGAGTGGGGCGCCGGAGGGCGGACCGCTCTCCCTCGCCCTGTTGCTCCAGGATCTCGATTTCGGCGGCACGCAGCGCCAGACCATCGAGCTTGCCCGGCGTCTGGATCGGGAGCGCTTCGCGCCCGAGCTGTGGGTGCTCAAGAAGGGCGAGGACTTCGTTCCGGTGACCCGGGAGTACGGGCTTCCCCTGGTGCGTCTGGGGGAGTCCGGCCGCGTTTCGCCCAAGAGCCTTTACAGATTGTATTCCCGCCTGCGGGATGCTCCGCCGGACTGCCTCGTCACGCTCACTGCCGTCCCCAACATCTGGGGCCGCATTCTCGGCAGGCTTGCCGGCGCGCCAATGATTCTGGGCAGCTGCCGTGGCGGAGGGGCTCCCAAACGCCAGCACGAGAAATTTCTCTGGCGGCTGGCGCATCATCATGTCACCAATACGCATCAGCTCAAGCGACGGCTCGTTGCCGATTCCGGGGTGCCCGATCGCCACATCAGCGTGATCCACAACGGGGTGGACGTGAAGTTCTTTACTCCACCGGCTGTTGGCGAGCGCGAGCGCATGGAGGCCGGGGAAGGTCCGGTGGTGCTCTGCGTGGCGCGTCTCGTGGAAGACAAAGACCAGGCGAGCCTGCTGCGCGCTTTTGCCCGCATCGCACCGGAACACCCGGACGCCACCCTGTGGCTGGTGGGCGACGGCCCGCTGGAATCCAGCCTGCGCAAGCGTGCGAAGAAGCTGCTTGACGCGGCCGGCGTGCCGCGCGAGCGCATCCGATTCATGCCGGGACAGCTCGACCTGCGTGACATTTACGCCCGTGCGAGCATGCTGGTGCTCCCCTCCATCCGCGAGGCCATGCCCAATGTGGTGCTGGAAGCCATGGCCTGCGGACTGCCCGTCGTCGCCACCCGCGTGGGCGGCCTGCCGGAGATGGTTGCCGAGGGCGTGACCGGGCTGCTGACGCCTGTGCGCGATCCTGAAGCCATGGCCGAGGCCATTGGCCGCTTGCTCGCCGAGACGGAACTGCGGCGTTCCATGGGCGAGCAGGGCAGGGCGCGGGCCGAGCATGCCTTCTCCTGGCGCGCCATGGTGGAGCGCTTTTCCACGCTGGTGGAATCCCTGGTCTACCAGCATGCGCTCGCCGAAAATTCGGACCTCAGCGGAGGCAGCACATGGCGCGAATAG
- a CDS encoding ABC transporter ATP-binding protein — translation MEPLIKIRDLRKSYETGSESIEILKGVNLDVYPGEMVSIMGPSGMGKSTFLFILGLLLSASSGSYIALGQEVSKLTRSQQAQFRRKFAGFVFQSCNLFEHTTVYENLEFPLMYGGIPRRKRKPMIEEALKRVNLAHRIHHPANMLSGGEQQRVSIARSLVNQPQIIFADEPTGQLDLKHSDLVMSYFREFVKDSQTAMVVVTHDPDVAEQCTRQCVLRDGNLIEG, via the coding sequence ATGGAACCATTGATCAAAATTCGCGACCTGCGAAAAAGCTACGAGACAGGCTCGGAAAGCATCGAAATACTGAAAGGTGTGAACCTCGATGTCTATCCAGGAGAGATGGTCTCTATCATGGGGCCGTCCGGCATGGGCAAATCCACCTTTCTCTTTATCCTCGGTCTGTTGCTGTCCGCTTCGTCTGGCAGCTACATTGCATTGGGCCAGGAGGTTTCCAAGCTGACCCGCAGCCAGCAGGCGCAATTCCGACGCAAGTTCGCCGGCTTCGTCTTCCAGAGCTGCAACCTGTTCGAGCATACGACCGTATACGAAAATCTCGAGTTTCCGCTTATGTACGGAGGCATTCCCCGGCGCAAGCGCAAACCGATGATCGAGGAAGCGCTGAAGCGAGTGAACCTCGCGCATCGCATCCACCACCCGGCGAACATGCTTTCCGGCGGCGAGCAGCAGCGCGTGTCCATCGCTCGTTCTCTGGTCAACCAGCCGCAGATCATCTTCGCAGACGAGCCAACGGGTCAGCTTGACCTGAAACACAGCGATCTGGTAATGAGCTACTTCCGCGAATTCGTGAAGGATAGCCAGACGGCAATGGTGGTTGTAACGCACGATCCCGATGTCGCCGAGCAGTGCACGAGGCAGTGTGTCCTGCGCGATGGTAATCTCATAGAAGGCTGA
- a CDS encoding glycosyltransferase family protein yields the protein MARIVYGVMGDARGHVSRSLAVTQTLLERNPDHEFCFVGGGTVRDFADMGFRYEPYPMLETVVRDGQVAPWATFSNAASILIRRGEHIRRLMKLMEDFKADIAITDYEYFVPRAAKRLGIPSVSVDHQHVMTHSRCEAPEGQLLNRISSDVVVQTLYSASDRYLVSSFYRPDPKDPQTTELFPPILRKPVRELASPERGDHVVVYVRGGSLEKLERVLEAVDRPLCVYGFGERPARGNIVFKAPSQAGFLEDLRTAAYAISNGGHNLISESLFLGKPVLAFPTGFFYEQHVNAFYLERMGIGMFSERMEEGAAMIGPFEDKLEAMRGTIASHQFFGNEAIASRLESLMPRA from the coding sequence ATGGCGCGAATAGTCTACGGCGTCATGGGCGATGCGCGAGGGCACGTGAGCCGGTCCCTGGCCGTGACGCAGACTTTGCTCGAACGCAATCCCGACCATGAGTTCTGCTTCGTGGGCGGCGGCACAGTGCGGGATTTCGCCGACATGGGATTCCGTTATGAGCCTTATCCCATGCTGGAAACCGTGGTGAGGGACGGCCAGGTGGCGCCTTGGGCTACGTTCAGCAACGCCGCGTCCATTCTGATCCGCCGCGGCGAGCACATCCGCCGGCTCATGAAGCTGATGGAAGACTTCAAGGCGGACATCGCGATCACCGATTATGAGTATTTCGTCCCGAGAGCCGCGAAACGTCTGGGCATCCCTTCCGTGAGCGTGGACCACCAGCATGTGATGACGCACAGCCGGTGCGAGGCGCCCGAAGGTCAGCTGCTCAACCGCATCAGTTCGGACGTGGTCGTCCAAACCCTGTACAGCGCTTCCGACCGCTACCTCGTCTCATCCTTCTACCGGCCGGACCCCAAGGACCCGCAAACCACGGAACTTTTTCCGCCCATCCTGCGCAAACCGGTGCGGGAGCTGGCTTCACCGGAGCGGGGCGATCACGTGGTGGTCTACGTGCGCGGCGGCTCGCTGGAAAAGCTCGAGCGCGTGCTGGAGGCCGTGGACCGGCCACTGTGCGTATATGGATTCGGCGAACGTCCGGCGCGCGGAAACATCGTGTTCAAGGCGCCGTCGCAGGCAGGGTTTCTTGAAGATCTGCGTACAGCGGCCTACGCCATCTCCAACGGAGGGCACAACCTCATCAGCGAGTCGCTGTTTCTGGGCAAACCTGTGCTCGCATTCCCCACCGGGTTCTTTTACGAACAGCATGTGAACGCGTTTTATCTGGAGCGCATGGGCATCGGCATGTTCTCCGAGCGCATGGAAGAAGGCGCGGCGATGATCGGACCGTTCGAGGACAAGCTCGAAGCCATGCGCGGCACCATCGCATCCCATCAATTCTTCGGCAACGAGGCCATAGCCTCGCGGCTCGAATCCCTCATGCCCCGCGCATAG
- a CDS encoding oligosaccharide flippase family protein, giving the protein MTDNQSSAGTSHRIFRKFAYLFSAHWIREVLQAVFLIYLARHYSETYGQFMLAISIGQIMLFVAEFGLNQHLATLLARKADYPSTILMQVTLVKSVLLGLSWLGMLLFIFWQGYTPELKMLVIIISTGVGLEALASSFYVACQVLDRQDVEGRWRAVAAFLGFGYGIAALFGGLGAVFVAFFKLLETLIAIFGAGMSILRRARARIKPEHLRLIWKTWRGGLVYTLMAIAAIFYNKTNLFFLQKYGGAVGVAQYSVTWQIIDGVSIMVSGMLLRRVLFPLFVKLWVSNREEYFALARNTSRWLIATSLPVMFILAAESDRIIPLIFGDGYADAVWMQRYLVGCILFAFIHNLAHYLMISIQRERLLLIFYVLGLIFNLICCAVLIPRYPLLGTALSIVLTKAFVALMTVSFCQIRLRMIPLSGLFHIFLATAAGVLLYVVGIKYLFREAGELLALAPMIFLAWKWRRSLTQKAEQVI; this is encoded by the coding sequence ATGACAGATAATCAATCTTCCGCCGGCACATCCCACCGGATATTCCGCAAGTTCGCCTACCTCTTCAGCGCGCACTGGATACGGGAGGTCCTGCAGGCCGTATTCCTCATATATCTGGCAAGGCACTACTCGGAAACGTACGGGCAGTTCATGCTCGCCATTTCTATAGGGCAGATCATGCTCTTCGTGGCCGAGTTCGGTCTCAACCAGCATCTCGCCACATTGCTGGCCCGGAAGGCGGACTATCCTTCCACCATCCTCATGCAGGTCACGCTGGTGAAGAGCGTGCTGCTCGGCCTTTCCTGGCTGGGCATGCTCCTCTTCATCTTCTGGCAGGGCTATACCCCCGAACTGAAGATGCTGGTCATCATAATATCCACCGGCGTCGGCCTGGAGGCGCTGGCCAGTTCCTTTTACGTAGCGTGCCAGGTGCTCGACCGCCAGGACGTGGAAGGCAGATGGCGAGCCGTCGCCGCATTCCTTGGATTCGGTTACGGCATCGCCGCATTGTTCGGCGGACTGGGAGCCGTTTTCGTCGCGTTCTTCAAGCTGCTGGAGACGCTCATCGCCATTTTCGGCGCCGGCATGTCCATCCTGCGCCGCGCAAGAGCGCGCATCAAACCCGAGCATCTGCGCCTCATCTGGAAAACCTGGCGCGGCGGACTGGTTTACACTCTCATGGCCATCGCCGCCATTTTCTACAACAAGACAAACCTTTTTTTCCTTCAGAAATACGGCGGCGCCGTCGGCGTAGCTCAGTACAGCGTCACCTGGCAGATCATCGACGGCGTCTCCATCATGGTCTCGGGCATGCTGCTGCGGCGGGTTCTCTTTCCCCTGTTCGTCAAGCTCTGGGTCTCGAACCGCGAGGAGTACTTCGCCCTGGCGCGCAACACCTCGCGCTGGCTCATCGCCACATCCCTGCCGGTCATGTTCATCCTCGCCGCGGAAAGCGACCGCATCATTCCGCTCATTTTCGGGGACGGCTACGCCGACGCTGTGTGGATGCAGCGCTATCTGGTGGGATGCATCCTCTTCGCCTTCATCCATAACCTCGCGCACTATCTCATGATCAGCATTCAGCGCGAACGGCTCCTGCTGATCTTCTACGTGCTCGGGCTTATCTTCAACCTGATCTGCTGCGCCGTGCTCATTCCCAGGTATCCGCTTCTGGGAACCGCTCTCTCCATTGTTCTCACCAAGGCTTTTGTGGCGCTGATGACCGTAAGCTTCTGCCAGATCCGCCTGCGGATGATCCCGCTCAGCGGGCTCTTCCATATTTTCCTGGCCACTGCGGCGGGCGTTCTGCTCTATGTGGTCGGCATCAAATACCTGTTCCGTGAGGCAGGCGAACTGCTGGCGCTGGCGCCGATGATCTTCCTCGCCTGGAAATGGCGCCGCTCGCTGACACAAAAAGCCGAGCAGGTAATCTAG
- a CDS encoding ABC transporter permease, with product MLQTSDLLRISFRQVVRQHKRYLGVLLSIALGTAGFIIILTMGEEVKSNLNRDLDLLGGATIIKAFFEEGVTDASRMTRPEWFHDRTVDAVSQIPGVNGTTLLTLAAGKTSQGNREVELPMFGVDENFWDVMGITATQGELFGKEAQEKRHRVVVLGELAAQRVFDRIDVVGERVMLNMALYHVVGTLDPGNQIDRARWAYVPLDTLRARMFNLLPRRLYVRCNTWDDVPLVAAALPEVIKSQQKADTLTVEVAWEPLKHIKRIVWWVEMFVYFSIVATLGLGGFGIWNGMMTAVKSRTREIGLKKAMGAEDWDIMVQFLSESICLSLTAGILGVGLGYGGVQVAANILNTSPPLDLFYAYAGASIAFALVLGIGAGFYPSLSASRMDVVAAIRYE from the coding sequence ATGCTGCAGACCAGCGATCTTCTCCGCATCAGCTTCCGTCAAGTCGTACGGCAGCATAAGCGCTACCTGGGCGTTCTCTTGTCCATCGCATTGGGGACAGCCGGTTTCATTATAATTCTGACGATGGGCGAAGAGGTTAAGTCCAATCTGAACAGGGACCTGGATCTTCTGGGCGGCGCCACGATCATCAAAGCGTTTTTCGAAGAAGGCGTCACGGACGCGTCGCGGATGACTCGACCCGAATGGTTTCACGACCGCACGGTGGACGCGGTGAGCCAGATTCCCGGGGTCAACGGCACGACCTTGCTGACGCTGGCAGCGGGCAAGACATCCCAGGGCAACCGCGAAGTGGAGTTGCCCATGTTCGGCGTGGACGAAAATTTCTGGGATGTCATGGGCATCACAGCCACACAGGGCGAACTTTTCGGGAAAGAAGCCCAGGAGAAGCGTCATCGCGTTGTGGTGCTGGGAGAACTGGCGGCGCAGAGGGTTTTCGATCGCATCGACGTCGTGGGCGAACGGGTCATGCTCAACATGGCTCTCTACCACGTGGTGGGAACCCTGGACCCCGGCAACCAGATCGACCGCGCCAGGTGGGCGTATGTCCCGCTGGACACCCTGCGCGCGCGCATGTTCAACCTGCTGCCGCGGCGTCTGTACGTGCGCTGCAACACCTGGGACGACGTGCCCCTTGTTGCCGCGGCCCTGCCCGAGGTCATCAAGAGTCAACAGAAGGCCGACACGCTTACTGTGGAAGTGGCCTGGGAGCCGCTCAAGCATATCAAGCGGATTGTCTGGTGGGTGGAGATGTTCGTGTATTTCTCCATCGTCGCCACGTTGGGCCTGGGCGGCTTCGGCATCTGGAACGGCATGATGACCGCTGTGAAATCCAGGACACGTGAGATCGGCTTGAAAAAGGCGATGGGCGCGGAGGACTGGGACATCATGGTCCAGTTCCTGTCGGAATCCATATGCCTCAGTCTCACCGCGGGCATCCTCGGTGTGGGGCTGGGCTATGGCGGCGTGCAGGTGGCTGCGAACATCCTCAACACCTCTCCGCCGTTGGATCTGTTCTACGCATATGCAGGAGCGAGCATCGCCTTCGCGCTCGTGCTCGGTATCGGCGCCGGCTTCTATCCGTCGCTTTCAGCTTCGCGGATGGACGTCGTGGCCGCCATCCGGTACGAGTAG
- a CDS encoding radical SAM/SPASM domain-containing protein encodes MSKRSTIGCGSILRLASRLYKYPWIYSKLASLQLEKTFFNQLGPKGGEGEANKIRQVSIRITDLCNLRCIMCGQWGEHGFLHGKNLKELKKCEVPVERYQALLHDLAEHGHRPILYLWGGEPTMYEGWLDLLETAKELKMPTSIATNGTRLAQYADRIVDSSMYLCQISVDGHNEELHNSIRRASGINSFQSINDGIDALHAARARAKSPLPLIASLTTVSRDNAAHLVDIYEAFKDKVDLCVFYPAWWITEERADLHTKDFERRFGFEPELHRGWIGGWTPQDYKALAEQFTELRERSKGFNNPPVIFIPNLDGEEDIEKYYTDHSERFGYDECISIFQVVEIDSNGDISPCRDYHDYVVGNIKEQTITEIWNSDRFRQFRKSISQDGLMPVCSRCCGLMGY; translated from the coding sequence ATGTCCAAACGCAGCACTATCGGTTGCGGCTCCATACTGAGACTCGCATCCCGCCTGTACAAGTACCCCTGGATTTACTCCAAGCTCGCCAGCCTGCAGCTGGAAAAGACGTTCTTCAATCAGTTGGGCCCAAAAGGCGGGGAAGGCGAGGCGAACAAGATCCGCCAGGTCAGCATCCGCATCACGGACCTGTGCAACCTGCGCTGCATCATGTGCGGCCAGTGGGGCGAGCACGGCTTTCTCCACGGCAAGAACCTCAAGGAGCTCAAGAAGTGCGAGGTCCCGGTGGAGCGCTATCAGGCTCTGTTGCACGATCTTGCCGAGCACGGCCACCGGCCCATCCTGTATCTCTGGGGCGGCGAGCCCACCATGTACGAAGGCTGGCTCGACCTGCTGGAGACAGCCAAAGAGTTGAAGATGCCCACGTCCATCGCCACCAACGGCACGCGCCTGGCGCAGTACGCGGACCGCATCGTCGATTCCTCCATGTACCTGTGCCAGATATCCGTGGACGGCCATAACGAGGAGTTGCACAACTCCATCCGCCGCGCCTCGGGCATCAACAGCTTCCAGTCCATCAACGACGGGATCGACGCCCTGCATGCTGCCCGCGCCCGCGCCAAGTCGCCCCTGCCGCTCATCGCCTCCCTGACCACGGTTTCCCGCGACAACGCCGCGCATCTCGTGGACATCTACGAGGCATTCAAGGACAAGGTCGACCTCTGCGTGTTCTACCCGGCATGGTGGATCACGGAAGAGCGCGCCGATCTGCACACCAAAGATTTCGAGCGCCGTTTCGGCTTCGAGCCGGAGTTGCACCGCGGCTGGATCGGCGGCTGGACCCCGCAGGACTACAAAGCCCTCGCCGAGCAGTTCACCGAGTTGCGCGAGCGCTCCAAGGGCTTCAACAACCCGCCGGTCATCTTCATCCCCAACCTCGACGGCGAAGAAGACATCGAGAAATACTACACCGACCATTCCGAGCGCTTTGGCTACGATGAGTGCATTTCCATCTTCCAGGTGGTGGAGATCGATTCCAACGGCGATATCTCGCCGTGCCGCGACTACCACGACTACGTCGTAGGCAACATCAAGGAACAGACCATCACGGAAATCTGGAACTCGGATCGCTTCAGGCAGTTCCGCAAGTCCATCTCCCAGGACGGGCTGATGCCGGTGTGCAGCCGCTGTTGCGGTTTGATGGGGTACTGA
- a CDS encoding aminotransferase class I/II-fold pyridoxal phosphate-dependent enzyme translates to MKIAERIAPYMKQVEGVQQTGLYAYFQPVARSAGPVVEVGGKELIMAGSNDYLGLTHDPRVVERAKDAIDRWGTGPGGSRFLSGNMTLHDELEERLAAFVGKKKAVVHTTGFLTNLGSIKSLMQPDDLILFDKENHASIMEGCKASRARITYFAHNDASEAARRLASATEKHPEASAFLITEGVFSMSGDVAVLDELVKLKETFPELIVYLDDAHGLGVMGSHGRGTAHHFGVTDKVDFIMGTFSKAMASIGGFIASDHEDILAFLKNDSKTLIFSAALPAASAAAVITCIDILEKEPERVERLWEVNRRARRGFKEIGLSVGENDSPIIPIHVGSELKAMKISRELFERGVFALPAVYPAVPWNHALIRTAFMSTHEDKHIDRVLEVLGEVAHKYGICTQDADSQGAVAPSDQPGDVSPPAL, encoded by the coding sequence ATGAAAATAGCAGAACGCATAGCGCCCTACATGAAGCAAGTGGAGGGCGTACAACAGACCGGACTGTACGCCTACTTCCAACCCGTGGCCCGTTCGGCCGGCCCTGTCGTGGAGGTGGGAGGCAAAGAGCTCATCATGGCGGGCTCCAACGACTATCTCGGTCTGACGCACGATCCGCGCGTCGTAGAACGCGCCAAGGACGCCATCGATCGTTGGGGCACCGGCCCCGGCGGCTCCCGGTTTCTTTCCGGCAACATGACCCTTCATGACGAACTCGAAGAGAGGCTCGCGGCGTTCGTGGGCAAGAAGAAGGCCGTCGTGCACACCACCGGCTTTCTCACGAACCTGGGGTCTATCAAGAGCCTGATGCAGCCCGACGACCTGATCCTTTTCGACAAGGAAAATCACGCCTCCATCATGGAAGGGTGCAAGGCCTCGCGCGCTCGGATCACCTACTTTGCGCACAACGACGCTTCCGAGGCAGCGCGCCGGCTGGCGAGCGCCACGGAAAAACATCCGGAAGCGTCCGCCTTTCTGATCACCGAGGGTGTGTTCAGCATGTCAGGCGACGTCGCCGTGCTCGATGAACTGGTCAAGCTCAAGGAGACCTTCCCGGAGCTCATCGTCTACCTGGACGATGCGCACGGCCTGGGCGTCATGGGCAGCCATGGACGCGGCACCGCGCATCACTTCGGCGTCACTGACAAGGTCGATTTCATCATGGGCACGTTCAGCAAGGCCATGGCCTCCATCGGCGGGTTCATTGCCTCGGACCACGAAGATATTCTCGCGTTCCTCAAGAACGACTCCAAGACGCTCATTTTTTCCGCAGCATTGCCTGCGGCGAGCGCCGCGGCGGTCATCACCTGCATCGACATCCTGGAAAAAGAGCCAGAGCGGGTGGAGCGGCTGTGGGAGGTGAACCGCAGGGCGCGCAGAGGCTTCAAGGAAATCGGCCTTTCCGTAGGCGAGAATGATTCGCCCATCATCCCCATCCACGTCGGCTCCGAGCTCAAAGCCATGAAAATTTCGCGCGAGTTGTTCGAGCGCGGCGTCTTCGCGCTGCCGGCCGTGTACCCGGCGGTTCCGTGGAACCATGCGCTCATCCGCACCGCATTCATGAGCACGCACGAAGACAAGCACATCGACAGGGTGCTCGAGGTCCTGGGCGAGGTCGCGCACAAGTACGGCATCTGCACCCAGGACGCCGACTCCCAAGGTGCAGTGGCCCCGTCGGACCAGCCCGGCGACGTTTCTCCGCCAGCGCTCTGA
- a CDS encoding TolC family protein: MTLIPRTPYPCMKLWAAFIFLALLVCAAPVGAAEDDENVKPQVPTEPLNFDNALRVSLQQSPHLVSSSVEIKVKRLDVWDTRANLLPDFYLTSQIRLNNPDSRTSKPFSFNFSFGSYDPIAAYFTIESKQLMTDYAVLEHLSVIDDVFASIGKVYLTVEFLDDLIQSYADSIELARQNKAFATKRYNEGWGLALDVLIADKALKEAEQRREQARADKLLSMDRLKGFLGLMPEQAVTLDLNNIRRQLLSNFEFNSATLEYAMENSIDLKQKRIEVQLQKDKLTLAYAKYLPNYSFSINREYSARDNTDIYLANVGFVIPLWDWGERYRNVVREKRKIRKANAEYRTDTLDFRADFLEKRNACLKLAEEVKLAHSEAEINALRKQKAEIQFKSGSMQFPQYIDALKNSHSARTALLSKEFEYDLKVFEFRKLTGHLYTSYVDAAKYSH; the protein is encoded by the coding sequence GTGACGCTTATTCCCCGTACTCCTTATCCCTGTATGAAGCTCTGGGCCGCATTTATTTTTCTGGCGCTGCTCGTCTGCGCCGCTCCTGTGGGCGCTGCCGAAGACGATGAAAACGTCAAGCCGCAGGTCCCCACGGAGCCGTTGAATTTCGACAACGCGTTGCGCGTATCCTTGCAGCAGTCGCCCCATCTGGTGTCCAGTTCCGTGGAAATCAAAGTGAAACGGCTGGACGTATGGGACACCCGCGCCAACCTTCTCCCCGATTTTTATTTGACGTCCCAGATTCGGCTGAACAATCCTGACAGCCGGACAAGCAAGCCGTTTTCCTTTAACTTTTCGTTCGGCAGCTACGATCCGATTGCCGCGTATTTCACCATAGAATCGAAACAGTTGATGACAGATTACGCCGTGCTGGAGCATCTGTCCGTCATAGACGACGTTTTTGCGAGCATCGGAAAAGTATATCTGACGGTGGAATTTCTGGACGACCTCATCCAGAGCTATGCGGACTCCATCGAACTGGCGCGCCAGAATAAGGCATTCGCCACCAAACGCTACAATGAAGGATGGGGGCTGGCCCTCGATGTTCTCATCGCGGACAAGGCTCTGAAGGAAGCTGAGCAGCGTCGCGAGCAGGCGCGCGCAGACAAGCTTCTGAGCATGGATCGTCTCAAAGGGTTCCTCGGGCTTATGCCGGAGCAGGCCGTCACGCTCGATCTGAACAATATCAGGCGCCAGTTGCTCAGCAATTTCGAGTTCAATTCGGCCACGCTCGAGTACGCCATGGAAAACTCCATCGATCTCAAGCAGAAACGGATCGAGGTCCAACTCCAGAAAGACAAGTTGACACTGGCCTACGCCAAATATTTGCCGAACTACTCTTTCAGCATCAACCGCGAATACTCTGCTCGGGATAATACGGATATTTACCTGGCCAATGTCGGCTTCGTCATACCTTTGTGGGACTGGGGAGAGCGCTACCGCAACGTTGTTCGCGAAAAGAGAAAAATTCGCAAAGCCAACGCTGAATACCGCACGGACACGCTGGATTTCCGGGCAGATTTTCTGGAAAAACGCAATGCCTGCCTGAAGCTGGCCGAGGAAGTGAAACTCGCTCACAGCGAAGCCGAGATCAATGCACTCCGGAAGCAGAAAGCCGAGATTCAGTTCAAATCGGGCTCCATGCAGTTCCCCCAATACATTGATGCGCTTAAGAACAGTCACTCCGCGCGGACGGCTCTTCTTTCCAAGGAGTTTGAATATGACCTCAAGGTCTTCGAGTTCCGGAAGCTCACGGGACATCTTTATACATCCTACGTCGATGCTGCGAAATATTCTCACTAG